A genomic window from Arthrobacter sp. FW305-BF8 includes:
- the ppgK gene encoding polyphosphate--glucose phosphotransferase yields MAKKDEKTRKNAPLIGIDIGGTGIKGGIVDLKKGKLIGDRFRLATPQPATPEAVVEVVAKVVEELSARPDAPEADSPVGVTFPGIIQHGVVHSAANVDKSWLNTDIDALLTARLGRPVEVINDADAAGLAEARYGAGAGIGGTVLVITLGTGIGSAFIFNGHLVPNAELGHLEIDGFDAESKASAVARERDGLSWEEYSVLLQRYFSHVEFLFSPELFIVGGGISKRADEYLPRMKLRTPIVPAELKNEAGIVGAALEIAVKHDLAK; encoded by the coding sequence TTGGCCAAGAAGGACGAAAAGACCCGCAAGAACGCCCCGCTGATCGGCATTGACATCGGCGGAACCGGAATCAAGGGCGGCATCGTCGACCTGAAGAAGGGCAAACTGATCGGCGACCGCTTCCGCCTGGCGACGCCGCAGCCGGCCACACCGGAAGCGGTGGTGGAGGTGGTGGCCAAGGTTGTCGAGGAACTCTCGGCACGCCCCGACGCGCCCGAGGCCGACAGCCCCGTCGGCGTGACCTTCCCCGGCATCATCCAGCACGGCGTGGTCCACTCTGCGGCCAACGTGGACAAGAGCTGGCTCAACACGGACATCGACGCGCTGCTCACGGCCCGCCTCGGCCGCCCCGTGGAGGTCATCAACGACGCCGACGCGGCCGGCCTGGCGGAAGCCCGATACGGTGCAGGCGCCGGAATCGGCGGCACCGTCCTGGTCATCACGCTCGGCACCGGCATCGGGTCCGCGTTCATCTTCAACGGCCACCTGGTGCCGAACGCCGAACTCGGCCACCTGGAGATCGACGGCTTCGACGCCGAAAGCAAGGCGTCCGCGGTGGCCCGCGAACGGGACGGCCTCAGCTGGGAGGAGTACAGCGTGCTGCTGCAGCGCTACTTCTCCCACGTCGAGTTCCTGTTCTCCCCCGAGCTCTTCATCGTCGGCGGCGGCATCTCCAAGCGCGCAGACGAATACCTGCCGCGCATGAAGCTGCGCACTCCGATCGTTCCCGCTGAGCTAAAGAACGAGGCCGGCATCGTTGGCGCTGCCCTGGAGATCGCCGTCAAGCACGACCTGGCGAAGTAG
- the map gene encoding type I methionyl aminopeptidase: MPSLASTAPTGTLTPGTVSPQRAVPASIARPEYVGKPGPAKFTGSEVKSSETIEKIRVASRIAAQAIVEVGKHIRPGITTDELDRIGHEFLLAHNAYPSTLGYRGFPKSLCSSLNEVICHGIPDSTVVQDGDIINIDITAFIGGVHGDTNHTFLVGEVDEESRLLVERTKESLNRAIKAVAPGREINVIGRAIESYARRFGYGVVRDFTGHGVGEAFHTGLIIPHYDAAPAYNTVIEPGMVFTIEPMLTLGTIEWDMWADDWTVVTKDHKRTAQFEHTLLVTESGAEILTLP, translated from the coding sequence ATGCCTTCCTTAGCCTCGACCGCACCCACCGGCACGCTTACCCCGGGAACCGTCAGCCCGCAGCGGGCCGTTCCCGCGTCGATCGCGAGGCCCGAGTATGTCGGCAAGCCAGGTCCGGCCAAATTCACGGGGTCAGAGGTCAAGTCATCGGAAACCATCGAGAAGATCCGGGTGGCCAGCAGGATCGCCGCCCAGGCCATCGTGGAGGTGGGCAAGCACATCCGGCCAGGCATCACCACCGACGAGCTGGACCGCATCGGCCACGAGTTCCTGCTGGCGCACAACGCCTACCCGTCCACACTGGGGTACCGCGGTTTCCCCAAGTCGCTGTGCTCGTCGCTCAATGAGGTCATTTGCCACGGCATCCCGGACAGCACGGTGGTGCAGGACGGCGACATCATCAACATCGACATCACCGCCTTCATCGGCGGGGTCCACGGCGACACCAACCACACGTTCCTCGTGGGAGAGGTGGACGAGGAGTCGCGGCTGCTGGTTGAGCGCACGAAGGAGTCCCTCAACCGGGCCATTAAGGCAGTTGCCCCGGGACGCGAGATCAACGTGATTGGCCGGGCCATCGAGTCCTACGCCAGGCGCTTCGGCTATGGCGTGGTCCGCGACTTCACCGGACACGGCGTGGGCGAAGCCTTCCACACCGGGCTGATCATCCCGCACTACGACGCCGCACCGGCCTACAACACCGTGATCGAGCCCGGCATGGTGTTCACCATCGAGCCCATGCTCACCCTCGGAACCATCGAGTGGGACATGTGGGCCGACGACTGGACCGTGGTCACCAAGGACCACAAGCGCACCGCGCAGTTCGAACACACACTCCTCGTCACCGAATCCGGTGCCGAAATCCTCACCCTTCCCTGA
- a CDS encoding SPOR domain-containing protein has product MPEYWYNVKTHMVEEDAMSDWTQLIGPYKTREEAEHALEKVKARNETWEKGDDD; this is encoded by the coding sequence ATGCCCGAGTATTGGTACAACGTCAAGACCCACATGGTGGAGGAAGACGCGATGTCGGACTGGACCCAGCTGATCGGTCCCTACAAGACCCGGGAAGAGGCGGAACACGCCCTCGAGAAGGTCAAGGCGCGCAACGAAACCTGGGAAAAGGGCGACGACGACTGA
- the panB gene encoding 3-methyl-2-oxobutanoate hydroxymethyltransferase: MASSSSPDPSMSAEVPAPYGSGPAAAAAPPSESARKPVSRIRTHHLQQAKTSGEHFAMLTAYDQYTAEIFDQAGIEVLLVGDSASNNVFGNETSLPVTVDELLPLCRAVARSAKRALVVADLPFGSYEVSPQQAVATGVRFLKEGLAHAVKIEGGKFYAETVKAMVQAGIPVMAHIGFTPQSEHSLGGYRVQGRGDDAARLVEDAAALTDAGAFSVLMEMVPAETAKAVDAAIAVPTIGIGAGNATTGQVLVWQDMAGLRGGRMAKFVKQYADLRTVLGDAAKAYGEDVRSGQFPGPEHSF, translated from the coding sequence ATGGCCTCAAGCAGCAGTCCCGATCCAAGCATGTCCGCTGAAGTACCTGCGCCTTACGGGAGCGGCCCCGCGGCAGCCGCAGCGCCGCCGTCGGAATCCGCACGGAAGCCGGTCTCCCGGATCCGCACGCACCACCTGCAGCAGGCCAAGACCAGCGGGGAACACTTCGCCATGCTCACGGCGTATGACCAGTACACGGCTGAGATCTTCGACCAGGCCGGCATTGAGGTCCTGCTGGTGGGCGACTCCGCGTCCAACAATGTCTTCGGCAACGAAACCAGCCTTCCCGTCACCGTCGATGAGCTGCTGCCGCTGTGCCGCGCAGTCGCGCGCTCAGCCAAGCGCGCCCTGGTGGTGGCGGATCTCCCCTTTGGCAGCTACGAGGTTTCGCCGCAGCAGGCAGTGGCCACGGGCGTGCGCTTCCTTAAGGAGGGCCTGGCGCACGCAGTGAAGATCGAGGGCGGCAAGTTCTACGCCGAAACCGTCAAAGCTATGGTCCAGGCCGGCATTCCCGTCATGGCCCACATTGGCTTCACGCCCCAGAGTGAGCACTCCCTGGGCGGCTACCGCGTGCAGGGCCGGGGCGATGACGCCGCGCGGCTGGTTGAGGACGCTGCGGCGCTGACCGACGCCGGTGCTTTCAGCGTGCTCATGGAAATGGTTCCCGCGGAGACGGCAAAGGCCGTGGACGCTGCCATTGCGGTGCCCACCATCGGCATCGGCGCAGGCAATGCCACCACGGGGCAGGTTCTGGTCTGGCAGGACATGGCCGGACTCCGCGGCGGCAGGATGGCAAAGTTCGTCAAGCAGTACGCGGACCTCCGGACCGTCCTGGGCGACGCGGCCAAGGCCTATGGCGAGGATGTCCGGTCGGGACAGTTCCCCGGACCGGAACACTCGTTTTAG